CACAGTCTCGCTCGTCGTTGTGACGTGAAGATGGCCATCGAGCTCGAAGGAGGTCTCATTCGGAAAGATGTCGGTCACGCGTCCGCTGACGGTTTCGAGGTTCGGATCGGAGCAATCGTTGGACTTCCGCAGGCCCTCGGCCAGGAAGACGGGCCACTCGGGAATCGAAGGCAACGGAATGCCCGCCACGGTCACGCAATCGCCGACCACGAAGTCTTCGAAGACGAGAGATGATCCATCGAAGTCCTCGTAGACGATGTTCTGATCGAGGATGACCAGATTGTGGCCGACGACCAGGGAATCGTTTTCGATCAGAGAAATCCGACCGGTAAAGGTCACCATCTCGGGTTCCGGCGGAACGGTTGGATCGAGCAAGTGCACTTCAGTCGCGATCAACTGCATGTTCTCCATGCCGCTGGCCGTGGGACAGAATTCGACATTCGCCCACTCGCCCTGCTGGATCATTGCGAAGCCGCCCGTGGATCCATCGATGTTAAAGAATTGGGTGTCGGCATCGGTGTGGAAGACCATGCCTGCTACATTGAACGCTCGCGCGTCTGCATCCACGGCTGAAATCTGCCCGTAAATCGCCTGCGGTCGTTCGCACTCGACGGCAAGTGCCTGATCGGGTGCGAGCGAAAGAAGGCCGAGCATCATGCCGAGAATCGCAAAGGCGCGATACGCTGAAAGGCGTAATACGCTATTCATCGGTTCTCTCCTCTTCGGAAGAAGCGTTTTTGGCAATGGGGGATAATGTTGAGGGTAGTGCTGGCTCTGAAAGGGTAGACACCCCGTGTCTCGGTTTTCTTACAGCCCGGAATAAAAAAGTTGGTTTCACATCGCCCGGATCGGGTCTCCTCCCATTTGGCCAAGAAACTGCTCGATCCATGTAAGAAATCCGTCCTTCATGGGGTCAATCTCGGTAGTAAGGGGCCACCGACACGCGATGAACGAAGCGGTATGCAAGGGCAGACTGGCCGATCTGGCTCTCCGCTTTCAAGAAGGAGAACACGAAGCGGTGCATGAATTGGTGGCTATTTATAGCCGTCGAATTCAGGCCTTTGTTCGTACCATCGTTCATTCACCGGAACTGGCGGAGGAACTGACGCAGGACGTTTTCGTGCGAGCCTATACCAAAAGGAACACATTGGCAAATCGGGATAAACTGGAAGCATGGCTCTTCGCGCTCGCACGCAATTGCGCCCTGAAGGAAATGAAACGGAAACGGTATCGCGTGGAATCGGTGGTCGACCAAGACGAAATCGCGGAACGAGCGGGGGGCGAGGATGCCCCCCCACAACCCCGGGAGGTGCAAGAGGCCGAACTGGCCGAATTGCTGGATGAAGCACTGGCCCAGCTCGATGAGAAGAGGCGCCAACTCATGACCTTACGCTACTACTCCCACCTGGGATTGGCGGAGATCGCAGAAGTGATGGAAATGCCCATCGGTAGCGTTGGCACCACAATCAGTCGCAGCCTGGCCCAGTTGAAGGACTTCTTCCAATCCCGGGGATTCCGAATCGAGGACTTGATGCCATGAAACGGGAATCGATACCCGAGCTTTCCGAGGATCTGAAGGCCCTGGATCGTGCCCTGGGTGAAGCGGCCGATCGCCGTTTTGCCCACGATGTCAGGCCTTCCCCGGCGTTTTCCGCTCAGCTCGAGCGGCGCCTGGAGGAGGTGGACCTCGCCCGGAGCGAATCCAATGGCTCGCGCGGAGGACGCCGCTCGCTGGTCGCCATCGCCATCCTGGCAGCGGCCGCGTGTGTGGCGCTGGTTGCAGGACTATCCTTTCTGGGGGGAAGCCCGGCAGGCCAGGTTCTCTACACCGAAGGCAACGTCCTGCGTGGCGATCGCGCCGAGGTGCGCTCCGGCAGTGAGTTACAGACCGATTCAGGCCGGATCGTGGCCCTGGTGGACTCACGGGCGCACGTGCTGTTGAACGATCACAGCAAGTTGCGCGTCGAGGCCGAGAACCGCCTGCGCCTGGATGAAGGCGAAGTCTGGGTACACGTCGTCCCGGGCTCGGGAGCCTTCAGCGTGCGCACGCCTGGAGCACTGGTGGAGGTCGTCGGAACATCGTTCACCGTGACCTATCGCAACGGTGAAACAACGGTTGAAACATACAGTGGAACCGTGCAATTGACTGGTTCGAAAGCTGCTGAAGGAGTGGCCATCGCGGCCGGGAATCGAGGCTCGGTGAGGAGCGACGAGGAGACGGCGAAAGTCGAAGCGCTCTCCGAGTCGTCCGGAGCCCAATGGGCAGCATCGCTGGCGGATCGCTATCAGCGATCAAGCCTCAGCTCCTTCTTCCCGTCGGTTGCACCCGTAGACGAATCAGGCCAAACGCCATGAATCGAAACAGGCAGGGATTCACATTATTGGAACTGCTGATCGGGGTCGCGATTATCGCGATCCTGGCGGCTGTTGCCCTGCCGAATATGCTGGAAGCACAACGTCGCGCCAAGACGGCGAAGGCGAAGGCAAACATCCGCGTTCTTCTGGACGGAGCGGACGCATATCGGATCGACTGGAATGCTTATCCAAGCGCCGGCCCACATCTCCCCGACGATCCCTACGGGATTCTGGCAGATGCCCAGCTTCGCGTTCTGACAACGCCGATCAGCTACATTTCAACGGCTGCATTCTCCGATCCGTTTGGCTTGGTTCAGAGCCAGAGTCTGTCCTTCCGTCGTGTCGGTTTTGAAATGGAAACAGCCCCGCGACCCGGGCCGCCGCCCGGACCGCCCCCAGGGCCCGGAACTCATGATCCGGAGTTTCCCATCCCGGAAGTCCCCAACAGGAATCGTAGCCTGTTGTACTATCACTATCCGGACTTCGCGGAGCAGACCGGCAATCCGAAGGTCTACGCCCGAGGTATGGCGATCGTCAGCCTGGGGCCGGACCAGCTGGACAGCTTCGGGGCGTTTCGGCCCTTCGATCAGGATGCCCTTCCCCCATTGGCGCGCCAGTTGGGTTACCAGCAACCCATCGACACGCAGTACGATCCCACGAACGGGACGGTGAGCCGGGGTGATCTCTTTGGTTTCACAGGCGAACTCTCCATCCAGCGAATCCCGTAACATGAAGGCAAGGCTCGGCGCCCTGCTGTTCATGTGTGCGGTTCTGGCGTTCACGAGCGCCGGCGCAGTCGCGCATGCGGCAG
This genomic stretch from bacterium harbors:
- a CDS encoding FecR family protein: MKRESIPELSEDLKALDRALGEAADRRFAHDVRPSPAFSAQLERRLEEVDLARSESNGSRGGRRSLVAIAILAAAACVALVAGLSFLGGSPAGQVLYTEGNVLRGDRAEVRSGSELQTDSGRIVALVDSRAHVLLNDHSKLRVEAENRLRLDEGEVWVHVVPGSGAFSVRTPGALVEVVGTSFTVTYRNGETTVETYSGTVQLTGSKAAEGVAIAAGNRGSVRSDEETAKVEALSESSGAQWAASLADRYQRSSLSSFFPSVAPVDESGQTP
- a CDS encoding RNA polymerase sigma factor, with product MNEAVCKGRLADLALRFQEGEHEAVHELVAIYSRRIQAFVRTIVHSPELAEELTQDVFVRAYTKRNTLANRDKLEAWLFALARNCALKEMKRKRYRVESVVDQDEIAERAGGEDAPPQPREVQEAELAELLDEALAQLDEKRRQLMTLRYYSHLGLAEIAEVMEMPIGSVGTTISRSLAQLKDFFQSRGFRIEDLMP
- a CDS encoding prepilin-type N-terminal cleavage/methylation domain-containing protein, yielding MNRNRQGFTLLELLIGVAIIAILAAVALPNMLEAQRRAKTAKAKANIRVLLDGADAYRIDWNAYPSAGPHLPDDPYGILADAQLRVLTTPISYISTAAFSDPFGLVQSQSLSFRRVGFEMETAPRPGPPPGPPPGPGTHDPEFPIPEVPNRNRSLLYYHYPDFAEQTGNPKVYARGMAIVSLGPDQLDSFGAFRPFDQDALPPLARQLGYQQPIDTQYDPTNGTVSRGDLFGFTGELSIQRIP